The proteins below are encoded in one region of Clostridium cylindrosporum DSM 605:
- a CDS encoding EFR1 family ferrodoxin (N-terminal region resembles flavodoxins. C-terminal ferrodoxin region binds two 4Fe-4S clusters.) codes for MNIKKVNLVYFSPTGNTRKTVKAIASGIGIETIEYDLTRKESREQSLFFESDELVIVGSPVYAGRIPNIEGDLFRALKGENTPVVLVVNYGNREYEDSLLELKNILKEKGFVPLAAGAFIGEHSYSRRIATNRPDTVDLEKAIEFGKCIRNKIEGKDFLKGDIKVSGNYPYKEGIGFMPFAPMANDKCTSCGKCIGVCPTNAISKKNPKETDIEKCIKCFACIRSCPVSAKSIEVPAFKEKIEFIEGICLARRKEIETII; via the coding sequence ATGAATATAAAAAAGGTTAATTTAGTTTATTTTAGTCCAACAGGAAACACTAGAAAAACAGTAAAGGCAATAGCTAGTGGTATTGGAATTGAAACAATTGAATATGACTTAACAAGGAAAGAGTCAAGGGAGCAGAGTCTTTTCTTTGAAAGTGATGAGCTTGTTATTGTAGGTTCTCCAGTATACGCAGGTAGAATACCTAATATAGAAGGGGATTTGTTTAGGGCACTTAAGGGAGAGAATACACCTGTAGTTTTAGTTGTTAACTATGGAAATAGAGAGTATGAGGATTCTTTATTAGAACTTAAAAATATTCTTAAAGAAAAGGGATTTGTTCCTTTAGCAGCAGGGGCATTTATAGGTGAGCATTCATATTCAAGAAGGATTGCTACTAATAGGCCAGATACAGTAGATTTAGAAAAGGCCATAGAGTTTGGTAAGTGCATAAGAAATAAGATAGAAGGTAAAGACTTTCTAAAGGGGGACATAAAGGTTAGCGGTAATTATCCATATAAAGAGGGGATAGGGTTTATGCCCTTTGCACCTATGGCAAATGATAAGTGTACAAGCTGCGGGAAATGTATAGGGGTATGTCCAACAAATGCAATATCAAAGAAAAATCCTAAAGAAACAGATATTGAAAAATGCATTAAGTGTTTTGCATGTATAAGAAGTTGCCCTGTAAGTGCAAAAAGTATAGAGGTACCTGCATTTAAGGAGAAGATTGAATTTATAGAAGGTATCTGTTTGGCTAGAAGAAAAGAGATAGAAACAATTATTTAA
- a CDS encoding ABC-F family ATP-binding cassette domain-containing protein: MITVTNVSLRYGGRKLFEDVNLKFTPGNCYGVIGANGAGKSTFLKILSGEIEANTGEVSIPKDTRVSVLKQEHNAYDEYSVLETVIMGNKRLYDIMKEKDELYAKPDFSDEDGIKASELECEFADMNGWEAESEASTVLQGLGITVDMHEKKVAELTGSEKVKVLLAQALFGNPGVLILDEPTNHLDIKSIAWLEDFLGDFEGTVIVVSHDRHFLNKVCTQIADVDFGKIKVYVGNYDFWYQSSQLALQMMKDENKKKEDKIKELQDFIARFSANASKSKQATSRKKLLDKITLDDIQPSSRKYPYIGLKPDREVGNDILVVENLSKTIDGVKVLNNVSFRVSKDDKIAFAGNNEIANTTLFKILAGEMEPDSGSYKWGITIKSSYFPNDNSEFFDGVDLSLVDWLRQFSEDKTESYIRGFLGRMLFSGEEALKEAKVLSGGEKVRCMLSRMMLSGANVLMLDQPTNHLDLETITALNDGLKAYKSVILFTSHDHEFIQTIANRIIEFTEDGLIDKEMTYNEYLEMKFNK; this comes from the coding sequence TTGATAACTGTAACTAATGTAAGTTTAAGATACGGCGGTAGAAAGCTGTTTGAAGATGTTAACCTAAAGTTTACTCCAGGTAACTGTTATGGGGTTATTGGGGCAAATGGAGCAGGAAAGAGTACTTTCCTAAAGATTCTTTCAGGAGAAATAGAAGCGAATACAGGTGAAGTTTCTATACCTAAGGATACTCGTGTTTCTGTACTTAAACAGGAGCATAATGCATATGATGAATACAGTGTTTTAGAAACTGTAATAATGGGAAATAAGCGTCTATATGACATTATGAAAGAAAAGGACGAACTATATGCTAAGCCTGATTTTTCAGATGAAGACGGAATAAAAGCATCAGAACTTGAATGTGAATTTGCTGACATGAATGGATGGGAAGCAGAGTCAGAAGCATCAACAGTTCTTCAAGGACTTGGTATAACTGTTGATATGCACGAAAAGAAGGTAGCAGAGCTTACTGGGTCAGAAAAGGTTAAGGTGCTACTTGCACAGGCACTATTTGGTAATCCAGGGGTTCTAATTCTTGACGAGCCTACTAACCATCTTGATATTAAGTCAATTGCTTGGCTTGAAGATTTCCTAGGAGACTTTGAAGGAACTGTTATAGTAGTATCCCATGATAGACACTTCCTAAATAAGGTATGTACACAAATAGCAGACGTTGACTTTGGAAAGATTAAAGTTTATGTAGGTAACTATGATTTCTGGTATCAATCAAGTCAGTTAGCTCTTCAAATGATGAAGGACGAGAACAAGAAGAAGGAAGACAAGATTAAAGAACTTCAAGACTTTATTGCTCGTTTTAGTGCTAATGCATCTAAGTCTAAGCAAGCAACATCAAGAAAGAAGTTACTTGATAAGATAACCCTTGATGACATTCAACCATCAAGCAGAAAATACCCATATATAGGGCTTAAGCCTGATAGAGAAGTTGGAAATGACATACTAGTTGTTGAAAACCTATCTAAGACAATAGATGGTGTTAAGGTTCTTAATAACGTAAGCTTTAGAGTATCAAAGGACGACAAAATTGCATTTGCTGGAAATAATGAAATTGCTAATACAACTCTATTTAAAATATTAGCAGGAGAAATGGAACCTGATAGTGGTAGCTACAAATGGGGGATCACTATTAAGAGTTCATATTTCCCAAATGATAACTCAGAGTTCTTTGATGGTGTTGATTTAAGCCTAGTTGATTGGCTACGTCAATTCTCAGAGGATAAGACTGAAAGCTATATAAGAGGATTCTTAGGTAGAATGCTATTCTCAGGTGAAGAAGCACTTAAAGAAGCTAAGGTTCTTTCAGGGGGAGAAAAGGTTCGTTGTATGCTTTCAAGAATGATGCTAAGTGGAGCAAACGTTCTTATGCTAGACCAACCAACTAACCACTTAGACCTTGAAACAATTACAGCACTAAATGATGGACTTAAGGCTTATAAGAGTGTAATACTATTTACATCACATGACCATGAGTTTATACAAACTATAGCAAATAGAATAATAGAATTCACTGAAGATGGACTTATTGATAAGGAAATGACTTACAATGAGTATCTTGAGATGAAATTTAATAAATAG
- a CDS encoding tyrosine-protein phosphatase produces the protein MWIILIALAFLAIAILVKGLIMFGGRGVEDFDYENLIMISSDEKVNDRFIALETTFNTRDIGGYKTEAGERVKRGKIFRSDRLYRSSKNDINYLEKLDIKTSVDLRENSAFKRKPNRLPSKVQYLHMPVFKKVHKGLLFATLFDRKNLGNVFCNSYIFQLENSAKTFGSILHVMSFRENLPLMYNCTSGKDRTGIVTALLLSLLGVKDEVIIRDYSLSNLNFSKMYESFSKDYEKRLKLLGANARELKPMIAVNPDWMKDALKYIRKNYGSAEYYLLTKAGLPKDSIERLRYNLLERDESFLNI, from the coding sequence ATGTGGATAATTTTAATTGCATTAGCTTTTTTAGCAATAGCAATTTTAGTTAAGGGACTTATTATGTTCGGGGGAAGAGGCGTAGAAGACTTTGACTATGAAAACCTCATTATGATAAGTAGTGATGAAAAGGTTAATGATAGGTTCATTGCTTTAGAGACTACCTTTAACACTAGAGATATTGGAGGGTATAAAACAGAAGCTGGGGAAAGGGTAAAAAGAGGTAAGATTTTTAGAAGTGACAGATTATATAGATCCTCTAAAAATGATATAAACTATCTTGAAAAGTTAGATATAAAAACCTCAGTTGACCTTAGGGAAAACTCAGCATTTAAAAGAAAGCCAAATCGACTTCCAAGTAAAGTTCAATATTTACATATGCCTGTTTTTAAAAAAGTTCATAAAGGGTTATTATTTGCTACTTTATTTGATAGAAAGAATCTTGGGAATGTGTTTTGTAATAGCTATATATTTCAATTAGAAAATAGTGCAAAGACCTTTGGAAGCATCCTACATGTGATGTCTTTTAGGGAGAATCTTCCTTTGATGTATAACTGTACATCGGGGAAGGATAGAACAGGTATTGTAACAGCCCTTTTATTATCCCTATTAGGTGTTAAAGATGAAGTAATAATAAGAGATTATTCACTGTCAAACCTTAATTTTTCAAAGATGTATGAAAGTTTTAGTAAAGACTATGAAAAAAGGTTGAAGCTACTTGGAGCAAATGCAAGGGAGTTAAAGCCAATGATAGCTGTTAATCCAGATTGGATGAAGGATGCCTTAAAATATATAAGAAAAAACTACGGCTCAGCTGAGTATTATTTATTAACTAAAGCAGGACTTCCAAAGGACTCAATAGAAAGACTAAGATATAATCTTTTAGAAAGAGATGAAAGTTTTCTAAATATATGA